AAGACGTCCGCGAAAGCCGTGTACGTAGGGGTGCCGGGAGCGCGGTCGAGGACCGCGAACACGACCTGGTCGAAGCGCGGACCGCGGCGCAGCGCGGCCGCGAAGACCTGCGCCACGACGGCGGGGTCGTTGCCGAACACGCCGCACCCCCAGGCGCCGAGCACGAGGTGGCGATGGCCGTGCGCGGCCGCGACCGCGAGGACGCGGTCCGCGCGGCGGGCCAGCACGGCGGGGACCTCGGGCCACCGGTCGGGGTCCAGCGCCGTCCGGTTGGGTGCGGCGGCGGTCAGGAACGACACCGGGTACGGCTCGGGAAGCAGGTTGCCCTCGTCGTCGCGGAAGACCGGGACCGCGGGGGAGTAGATCACGCGGTCGGTGTACATCGGGTCGCGGTGCGCGCGGTGGTACTCGTAGTACGCGTCCGCCGCGCGCAGGCAGGGGTAGAGCGCGGACGCGCGCGCCAGGCTCTCCTCCTGCGCTTCCGCGCCGTTGAGAAAGCCCCCGCCCGGGCTCCGCGCCGAGGCGAAGTTCAGACAGGCCATGGGGACGCCGCCCCGGCGGGCGGCGGCGAGCGAGGTCTCGTTCGTCACCTGGATCTCGGGGTCACCGCCGCCGTCCGGCGCGGGCAGCGGATCGTCGGGGAGGTGGAGACGCGTACCGGCCACCGCCCGCTCGACCGCCTCGGTGAGCCGTACGTCGCCGTATCCGCCTCGCTCGATGATCTCGACGGTTTCCTGGGCGATCGCCCGGCGGGTCTCCCGCGTCACTAAGGTCTCCATTGTCCACTTGAGAACGGTGGCGCGCCCGCCGAGCGGAGGCGTTGCGGGCTCGCGACCGTTCCGAACAGAAGAGGAGCCCGTATGACGTTACGCAAGCCTATTGCCCTGGCAGTGTCCGCGTTGGCGCTCGGTGCCGGCCTGGCCCTGGCCCCGGCGACCACGGCGTCGGCCGCATACCAGTGCGACATGGTCGAGTCGGCGAACGGCACCGTGTACGCCGGTTACTACACCGGCAACACGATCCAGCCGTCGAGCACCGGGGTGTCCGATGCCGGGATCGAGGCCCAGTGCATCCTGCGCTACAAGGGCTTCAACCCCGGCACGATCGACGGGGTGTTCGGCTCGAACTCGCGGGCCGCGGCCCTGGCATTCCAGAAGAAGATGAACCGGGACCACCACGCCGGCCTGACCGAGGACGGCAAGGTCGGCAAGAACACCTGGCCCTGGCTCCGTAACTCGAGCTACTACTAGAGCGGCCCGGCCGGCGGCTCACCGGGGCCGCCGGCCCTACTTCGCCTCGGCCAGTACCCGGCCGGTCTCCAGCAGAGTCTTGAGGTCGGAGAGCAGACGGGACCAGCCACCGCGGAGCATGTCGGGCAGCAGGCCGTCGGCGTCGAGGTCGCCGTGGACCACGGTCAGCTTCACGACGCCGTCCTCGGCCGGCTCGAGGTCGAACGTGACCGTCGAGCGGGGTTCGGCGGCGATCGTCGCGCGGGTCTGCTCGTCGACGCCCATCGCCTGCGCCCACTCGGGCGTGAACGTGTGCCAGGTGTACGAGAGGCGCCGGTACGGCTCGGCGACGAGGACGCGCTGGTCGGGGTGCTCGGTGACGGTGCCCTTCTCTGCCCAGGTCATGGGCGCGTCCGGCGTCCAGTCGGTGCGGAACTCCACGCCCCAGTAGGCCCGGGTGAACCCGGGATCCTGCAGCGCTTTCCACAGCCGCTCGGGCGTCGTCCGGATGTAGGTCGTGTACACGAATTCGGTGCTGCCCATCGGGTTCTCCAATGCGTTTTCGAGGTCGGCGAGGGCGCGCGCGTGCGGGCGGTGGTAGCGGGTGATCCAGCGGTCGGCGATCGCGGTGATCGGGCCGGCGTCCAGATAGTGCAGTTTTTCGCGGCCGTGCCGCGCGACGCGGATGAGGCCGGCCGCCTCGAGCACCGCGAGGTGCTTGCTGACCGCCTGACGGGTCAGGTCGAGATCGGCGCAGAGCTCGCGCAGGCTCTGGCCGTTGCGCTCGTTCAGCCGGTCGAGGAGCAGCCGGCGGGACGGGTCGGCGAGCGCTTTGAAGACCGGATCGTCCATGGGTAACCTCCCGGTTGCCTAAGTTAGGGAACCGGGAGGTTGCGTGTCAAGGTCAACCGCGCTCGAACGGGGAC
This genomic window from Cryptosporangium phraense contains:
- a CDS encoding ArsR/SmtB family transcription factor, yielding MDDPVFKALADPSRRLLLDRLNERNGQSLRELCADLDLTRQAVSKHLAVLEAAGLIRVARHGREKLHYLDAGPITAIADRWITRYHRPHARALADLENALENPMGSTEFVYTTYIRTTPERLWKALQDPGFTRAYWGVEFRTDWTPDAPMTWAEKGTVTEHPDQRVLVAEPYRRLSYTWHTFTPEWAQAMGVDEQTRATIAAEPRSTVTFDLEPAEDGVVKLTVVHGDLDADGLLPDMLRGGWSRLLSDLKTLLETGRVLAEAK
- a CDS encoding TIGR02452 family protein, yielding MTRETRRAIAQETVEIIERGGYGDVRLTEAVERAVAGTRLHLPDDPLPAPDGGGDPEIQVTNETSLAAARRGGVPMACLNFASARSPGGGFLNGAEAQEESLARASALYPCLRAADAYYEYHRAHRDPMYTDRVIYSPAVPVFRDDEGNLLPEPYPVSFLTAAAPNRTALDPDRWPEVPAVLARRADRVLAVAAAHGHRHLVLGAWGCGVFGNDPAVVAQVFAAALRRGPRFDQVVFAVLDRAPGTPTYTAFADVFPRA
- a CDS encoding peptidoglycan-binding domain-containing protein, with the translated sequence MTLRKPIALAVSALALGAGLALAPATTASAAYQCDMVESANGTVYAGYYTGNTIQPSSTGVSDAGIEAQCILRYKGFNPGTIDGVFGSNSRAAALAFQKKMNRDHHAGLTEDGKVGKNTWPWLRNSSYY